From a region of the Flavobacterium branchiarum genome:
- a CDS encoding tetratricopeptide repeat protein, protein MKNLFIYIVLLWSAFAFAQNEQLAQYYYDKGDFEKAKISYQELLDNYPSNTQYFYRAIECYQQLQQFDVAEKIIQNRFNKYKQGTVLIELGYNFQLQKNEAKAKKYYDEALDKIITSPNEVFGIANSFEKKVLLEYALKAYQQASKIQPSYNFNFQIGLLYGQMGKTDMMIDTLLAESYTNQQNTPLIQSQLSRFMADEVDTTFNDALRKALILRTQKEQDVFWNRYLSWFYVQQKEFGKAFIQEKAIYKRNPESLLSIINLAQFAIDDDDPEAAKEILTFVLENTKDIEMLVQANTYLYKMKIEKATEKEYPSINTELQALLTTYDISPSTLSLQLIYAHFLAFDLKKPEEAKVIVKKALELQLNGYQQAQAKMELADILLFEEKFNQALIYYSQIELDLKNDVIAHEASLKAAKTSYFKTDFAWALKQFKAIKAASTQLIANDALEYFLLINDNTVADSTQTALKQFAKGDYLIYQNRNQDAIAQFQNILKTFKGQEIEAVTLLRLGQIYEDLGDYNSALSQYQLIIDQHSDGIYIDEALFFSAEIYNKKLKDTEKAKALYEKVIFNHQDSIYFVDARKRYRELRGDTNL, encoded by the coding sequence ATGAAGAATCTTTTTATCTATATCGTTTTGTTGTGGTCTGCTTTTGCCTTTGCTCAAAATGAGCAGTTAGCGCAATACTATTATGATAAAGGTGATTTTGAGAAAGCTAAAATCAGCTATCAGGAATTATTGGATAATTATCCTTCGAATACACAATATTTTTATAGAGCAATTGAATGCTATCAGCAATTACAACAGTTTGATGTAGCAGAAAAAATTATTCAAAACCGTTTTAATAAGTACAAGCAAGGTACTGTTTTAATTGAATTGGGATATAATTTTCAATTGCAAAAAAATGAAGCTAAAGCCAAAAAATACTACGATGAGGCTTTGGATAAGATCATAACAAGTCCGAATGAAGTATTTGGAATAGCTAATTCTTTTGAGAAGAAAGTATTACTAGAATATGCTCTAAAAGCCTATCAACAGGCATCTAAAATTCAGCCGAGTTACAATTTTAATTTTCAAATTGGTTTGTTGTACGGACAAATGGGTAAGACTGATATGATGATTGATACATTATTAGCAGAGTCTTATACCAATCAACAAAACACACCACTTATTCAGAGTCAGTTATCAAGATTTATGGCCGATGAAGTCGATACAACGTTTAACGATGCATTGCGAAAAGCCCTTATTTTAAGAACTCAAAAAGAACAAGATGTTTTTTGGAATCGCTACTTGAGTTGGTTTTATGTGCAACAAAAAGAATTTGGAAAAGCATTTATTCAAGAAAAGGCCATTTATAAACGTAATCCCGAATCACTTTTGAGTATCATTAATCTGGCTCAATTTGCTATTGATGATGATGATCCTGAAGCAGCTAAAGAAATTTTGACTTTTGTTTTAGAAAACACTAAAGATATAGAGATGCTGGTGCAGGCCAATACCTATTTGTATAAAATGAAAATTGAGAAGGCTACCGAAAAAGAATATCCATCGATTAATACGGAACTTCAGGCTTTGCTTACAACTTATGATATAAGTCCCTCTACCTTATCCTTGCAGTTAATTTACGCTCACTTTTTGGCTTTTGACTTAAAGAAACCAGAAGAAGCAAAAGTAATAGTAAAAAAAGCACTTGAATTGCAACTTAATGGCTATCAGCAAGCTCAAGCGAAGATGGAATTGGCTGATATTTTACTTTTTGAAGAAAAATTTAATCAGGCATTAATTTATTATTCGCAGATAGAATTGGATTTAAAAAATGATGTTATAGCTCATGAAGCGAGTTTAAAAGCGGCTAAAACTAGTTATTTTAAAACTGATTTTGCATGGGCTTTAAAACAATTTAAAGCGATTAAAGCTGCTAGTACACAGTTGATTGCAAACGATGCTTTGGAGTATTTTCTATTGATAAATGACAACACTGTAGCAGATTCTACTCAGACTGCTTTGAAGCAATTCGCTAAGGGAGACTATCTTATATACCAAAATAGAAACCAAGATGCAATAGCTCAATTTCAAAATATATTGAAAACTTTTAAAGGACAAGAAATAGAAGCCGTAACTTTGCTTCGATTAGGGCAAATTTACGAAGACTTAGGCGACTATAATTCGGCTTTAAGCCAATATCAATTGATTATCGATCAGCATAGTGACGGAATTTATATTGATGAAGCTTTGTTTTTTTCGGCAGAGATTTATAATAAGAAATTGAAGGATACAGAAAAGGCCAAAGCTTTATACGAGAAAGTAATTTTTAACCATCAGGACAGTATTTATTTTGTAGATGCCAGAAAGAGATATAGGGAATTAAGAGGCGATACTAATTTATAA
- the serS gene encoding serine--tRNA ligase, giving the protein MLQIAFIRENQEKVITALAKRNIDAKSAVEEVVQLDEKRRATQVELDNILSESNKLSKDIGELMKAGEKSKAAILKEKTVVLKEKSKELADKADVLTQDLTNKLYALPNLPADIVPAGKTPEENLNVFEEGEIPVLHEGAQPHWDLVKKYDIIDFELGVKIAGAGFPVYKGKGARLQRALINYFLDKNTAAGYNEVQVPHLVNEASGYGTGQLPDKEGQMYHSTIDDLYLIPTAEVPVTNLFRDVILTENELPVLHTAYTPCFRREAGSYGAHVRGLNRLHQFDKVEIVRVEHPDNSYAALDGMVEHIKTILQELKLPYRILRLCGGDMGFTAALTYDFEVFSTAQDRWLEISSVSNFETFQANRLKLRFKDKDGKNQLAHTLNGSSLALPRVLAGILENYQTPEGIVIPEVLRPYCGFDIID; this is encoded by the coding sequence ATGTTACAAATCGCATTTATTAGAGAGAATCAGGAGAAAGTAATCACCGCTTTGGCAAAACGAAATATCGATGCCAAGAGCGCTGTTGAAGAAGTGGTGCAACTAGACGAAAAACGTCGTGCAACTCAAGTTGAGTTGGATAACATTTTGTCTGAATCTAATAAATTATCCAAAGATATTGGTGAATTAATGAAAGCGGGTGAGAAATCTAAAGCCGCTATCTTAAAAGAGAAAACAGTTGTATTAAAAGAAAAAAGTAAAGAGTTAGCAGATAAAGCAGATGTTTTGACGCAAGATTTGACTAACAAACTATATGCATTACCAAATCTTCCAGCGGATATTGTTCCAGCAGGAAAAACTCCAGAAGAGAATTTGAATGTTTTCGAAGAAGGAGAAATTCCAGTGTTGCATGAAGGTGCACAACCACATTGGGATTTGGTAAAAAAATATGATATTATCGATTTTGAGCTTGGTGTAAAAATTGCTGGTGCTGGATTTCCTGTTTATAAAGGAAAAGGAGCCAGATTACAACGTGCCTTAATCAATTATTTTTTAGATAAAAATACTGCTGCTGGATATAATGAAGTGCAAGTACCGCATTTGGTAAATGAGGCTTCAGGTTACGGTACAGGTCAATTGCCAGACAAAGAAGGGCAAATGTATCATTCGACTATTGATGATTTATATTTAATTCCAACTGCCGAAGTTCCTGTAACGAATTTGTTCCGTGATGTTATTTTAACAGAAAATGAATTGCCAGTATTACATACAGCTTATACACCTTGTTTCCGTCGTGAAGCAGGTTCTTATGGAGCGCATGTACGTGGATTAAATCGTTTACATCAATTTGATAAAGTTGAAATTGTACGTGTTGAGCATCCAGATAATTCTTATGCAGCGCTTGACGGAATGGTTGAGCACATAAAAACTATTTTACAAGAATTAAAATTACCATACAGAATTTTACGTTTGTGTGGTGGTGATATGGGTTTCACAGCTGCGCTAACATATGATTTTGAAGTTTTTTCTACAGCACAAGACCGTTGGTTAGAAATTAGTTCAGTTTCTAACTTTGAAACTTTTCAGGCAAATCGTTTGAAATTACGTTTTAAAGATAAAGACGGAAAGAATCAATTAGCACATACATTAAACGGAAGTTCATTGGCATTGCCAAGAGTTCTTGCTGGAATTCTTGAAAATTACCAAACGCCAGAAGGAATCGTAATTCCAGAAGTATTACGTCCATACTGTGGATTTGACATTATAGATTAA
- a CDS encoding DMP19 family protein, which yields MEFGRIIISETAMNSENLQDVIHSNISVINLMREEKIDDDLIHEDALMSYYLDYYTSQYTEGNFAQFVYNSSWNAELNELIEEGLALLGADKHLELFQQQSKKVKLMSSVKLNKFLKGKLEGVNPIRDLLNNDTFYEIEENLVALNAGFLKSHPDLEVLSVDDMFATLEEFVGHEIKRV from the coding sequence ATGGAATTCGGTAGAATAATAATTTCTGAAACGGCAATGAATAGTGAAAATCTTCAAGATGTAATTCACTCAAATATTTCGGTAATTAATTTAATGCGTGAGGAAAAAATTGATGATGACCTGATTCATGAAGATGCTTTAATGAGTTATTATTTAGATTATTATACTTCACAATATACAGAAGGGAATTTTGCTCAATTTGTATATAATTCAAGTTGGAATGCAGAATTAAATGAATTAATTGAAGAAGGTTTGGCATTGCTAGGTGCCGACAAACATTTGGAGTTATTTCAGCAACAAAGCAAAAAAGTAAAATTAATGAGCAGTGTAAAACTTAATAAATTCTTGAAAGGGAAATTAGAAGGTGTAAACCCAATAAGAGATTTGCTTAATAATGATACTTTTTATGAAATAGAAGAGAATCTGGTCGCACTTAACGCTGGATTTTTAAAATCGCATCCTGATTTAGAAGTTCTTTCGGTAGATGATATGTTTGCTACTTTGGAAGAGTTTGTAGGACACGAAATTAAAAGGGTTTAA
- a CDS encoding PhzF family phenazine biosynthesis protein: MKDRITLEYYVLDVFSNTSYKGNPLSVVFTNGDLELGVYKNIAKEFGYSETSFVYYSKEQKALNVRSFTPMGFEIDGAGHNLLGAVSGALLKKLPIFDEQDENNRFAIMKHSPIRLTASFDSDTQYPIVQMHQKKAVVKHQIPTYKIAIALGLKIEDLEVNMLVPTVVQTEVAHVMVPIRNTQLLNNCTPDSSLLIEISKEYQFEGFYCFTITEEHEDNIVEARFFNPIIGIHEDAATGTAAGPLIGFLTKEKYTQPNKEYKILQGVKLNQPSIIEVMSRENDTLVGGSSAITMCGELYI, translated from the coding sequence ATGAAAGACAGAATAACATTAGAATATTATGTTTTAGATGTGTTTTCCAATACAAGTTACAAAGGAAATCCATTATCAGTAGTTTTTACTAATGGAGATTTAGAATTAGGAGTATATAAAAATATAGCAAAAGAATTTGGATACTCAGAAACATCATTTGTTTATTACTCTAAAGAGCAAAAAGCATTGAATGTACGTTCGTTTACGCCAATGGGTTTTGAAATAGATGGTGCAGGGCATAACTTACTAGGAGCCGTTAGTGGAGCATTATTAAAAAAGTTACCAATCTTTGATGAACAAGATGAAAACAATCGTTTTGCAATCATGAAACATTCACCAATACGATTAACAGCAAGTTTTGATTCGGATACCCAATATCCTATTGTACAAATGCATCAGAAAAAGGCTGTTGTTAAACATCAAATCCCAACCTATAAAATAGCAATAGCACTTGGTCTCAAAATTGAAGATTTAGAAGTTAATATGCTTGTTCCAACGGTCGTGCAAACAGAAGTTGCACACGTAATGGTTCCAATTCGAAATACTCAATTACTCAACAATTGCACACCAGACAGTTCACTATTAATCGAAATTTCAAAAGAATATCAATTTGAAGGATTTTATTGTTTTACCATTACCGAAGAACATGAAGACAATATTGTTGAAGCTCGCTTTTTTAATCCTATAATCGGAATACATGAAGACGCGGCAACAGGAACTGCTGCTGGCCCTTTAATTGGTTTCTTAACAAAAGAGAAATATACACAACCAAATAAAGAATATAAGATCTTACAAGGCGTAAAATTAAATCAACCTTCCATAATTGAAGTAATGAGTAGAGAAAATGATACTTTGGTTGGAGGATCTTCTGCAATAACAATGTGTGGAGAACTTTATATTTAG